A stretch of the Kozakia baliensis genome encodes the following:
- a CDS encoding alpha/beta hydrolase, with the protein MTFRYSSPAIAGLTAALCIATAPFSAHAGTPSAQPQPGSITSVEALNPAFSLPDAGRALKITYLSTNGVTDKGLVPVTAEVILPAGTPPAGGWPIVAWAHGTVGVADHCAPSNNPWTDRNRRYLSEWMKRGFAVVGTDYQGLGTSGTHAYLDTRVEAYSLLDAVRAALGNVPGLQNKIMIVGQSQGGGAAFASAAFSSTYAPELGIRGTVATGAPYITPELMQQMIAAPASGHTEAAYNPVMVYTLYLARGQAVYDPTFRPEDAFTPKAMSAYQAGANLCVYELTDKVKQDGLNFGNSLKPGYSKALAPALAAMKYPTLKLSQPLFMGTGELDRDVPPALQHGLVKAACAAGTTVQAHVYKGLNHDQTVNTSLADSTAFTKAVMDGQPVTPECNPTPE; encoded by the coding sequence ATGACCTTCCGCTATTCTTCCCCTGCCATTGCAGGCCTGACCGCAGCACTTTGCATCGCCACTGCGCCCTTCAGCGCACATGCGGGAACACCGTCAGCACAACCCCAGCCGGGTAGCATCACCTCGGTCGAAGCGCTCAATCCCGCTTTCAGCTTGCCTGATGCCGGACGTGCCCTGAAAATCACATATCTGTCCACAAACGGCGTTACGGACAAAGGTTTGGTTCCCGTCACTGCGGAAGTCATCCTGCCCGCCGGCACACCACCGGCCGGTGGCTGGCCCATCGTCGCCTGGGCCCATGGCACCGTAGGCGTTGCGGATCACTGTGCGCCCTCGAACAACCCTTGGACCGACCGCAACCGCCGTTACCTGTCGGAATGGATGAAGCGTGGCTTTGCCGTGGTGGGGACCGATTATCAGGGGCTGGGCACGTCCGGCACGCATGCCTATCTCGACACGCGCGTCGAGGCCTACAGCCTTCTGGATGCCGTGAGGGCTGCGCTCGGCAATGTTCCGGGGCTTCAGAACAAAATCATGATCGTCGGGCAGTCACAGGGCGGTGGCGCGGCCTTCGCTTCGGCCGCGTTTTCGTCGACCTATGCTCCTGAACTCGGCATCCGGGGAACTGTCGCCACAGGCGCACCCTACATCACGCCGGAACTCATGCAGCAGATGATCGCCGCTCCCGCATCCGGCCATACCGAAGCCGCCTATAATCCCGTGATGGTCTACACGCTCTATCTCGCCCGGGGACAAGCTGTATACGATCCTACCTTCCGACCGGAAGATGCTTTTACGCCAAAAGCCATGTCCGCCTATCAGGCCGGCGCCAATCTCTGCGTCTATGAGCTTACGGACAAGGTGAAACAGGATGGCCTCAACTTCGGCAATTCGCTGAAGCCCGGTTATTCCAAGGCGCTGGCACCTGCATTGGCCGCCATGAAATACCCGACCCTGAAACTCTCGCAGCCGCTATTCATGGGCACCGGCGAACTGGACCGCGACGTTCCACCTGCCCTTCAGCACGGTCTGGTCAAGGCCGCCTGTGCTGCCGGAACAACCGTTCAGGCCCATGTCTACAAGGGTCTGAACCACGATCAGACAGTCAATACTTCTCTGGCAGACTCGACAGCTTTCACAAAAGCCGTTATGGATGGGCAGCCCGTCACACCGGAATGTAACCCCACTCCGGAATGA
- a CDS encoding TetR/AcrR family transcriptional regulator, with protein sequence MMLHKAKKTYHHGDLRAGLLSSARMLLEEQGISALGLRAITRHAGVSSAAATPHFGNLMGLLSALATVGYEELAVALEPVLEEGAHAAGLVYVRFAILNPGLFTLMFRSDVIDRNEPALAAARARTSGMLTRLIDSLGGQQPQRTQAGTRAALWGKVHGLAVLAIDGFLDVLLSSQGEGLSLEDLLEDALR encoded by the coding sequence ATGATGCTGCACAAGGCGAAGAAGACGTATCATCACGGGGATCTGCGGGCGGGGCTTCTATCCTCCGCGCGAATGCTTCTTGAGGAGCAGGGGATTTCGGCGCTCGGCCTAAGGGCCATCACGCGACATGCCGGTGTGTCTTCAGCAGCTGCGACGCCGCATTTCGGGAACCTGATGGGGTTGCTGAGTGCGCTTGCGACGGTGGGTTACGAGGAGCTGGCTGTGGCTCTGGAGCCCGTTCTGGAAGAGGGTGCGCATGCTGCGGGGCTGGTTTATGTGCGGTTTGCCATTCTCAATCCCGGCCTGTTCACGCTGATGTTCCGCAGTGACGTGATCGACCGGAACGAACCCGCACTGGCTGCGGCCCGGGCGCGGACATCGGGGATGCTGACCCGGTTGATCGACAGTCTTGGCGGGCAGCAGCCGCAACGGACGCAGGCTGGAACGCGCGCTGCCCTGTGGGGAAAGGTTCATGGGCTGGCTGTTCTGGCGATTGATGGGTTTCTCGATGTATTGCTGAGCAGTCAGGGCGAGGGCCTGTCTCTTGAGGACTTGCTTGAGGATGCGCTGAGATAG